The Porphyromonas pogonae genome segment TAAATACAATAATTCGTGGTAATTGAAGCAAGTTTTAATGGGTATTATTAGTATAACAAATATACAACATCCTACCCCCCTTTGTCAAGAGGCTGAAGCGTTTTTCTCGAATATGCTCCTCAATAAAGCATGTATCAATAGCTTGTTAAATATGAAACAATATATTTGTAGCCCGGAGACACCCATGGTTGCATGCTACGCAATAACCCTAATACTTCACCTCAAGATTTCCTTGTCGGATCACAGCATTATTAATAATCAGGACATCCCTACAATAGAAACTCAAATGATCGAATTTATAAATCCTATTCACAAATCTTTTAAAGCGACAGGGATAGAAACGTACCGTAAGTACATAAATAAAAATGGCGACCTGACCGTGAGTCATATCGCCATCGATAAGGAAACAATAACTTAAAAATCTATATTTTGAAATTATTGGAAATGTCTTTCATCACATGGTTAGTAGCAATAAGCTACTCAAAACGGATGTACTGGCTTAGTAGCGTGGTGCACGGGGAGCTCTCTGAGGGCGCTCCTGACGTTCCATGGCTTCTTTGATAATGAGCTTACGACCCATGAACTCCTGATCAAGAAGTTGTTCAATAGCTCTCTGAGCATCATCATCATTCTCCATTTCAACGAATCCAAAACCTCTTGAGCGGCCGGATTCACGATCAGTAACTACACGAGCACTAAGTACTGTACCAAATTGCTCCATCAGACCTTTGAGGTCGTCCTCACGAACCCGATAATTCAGATTCCCTACGTAAATGTTCATAACTTAAAAAAAAATAATTTGAAAAAAAGGGATCATGGTAAGAACTGAATACGAGTTAACCGACAATCGGAGATTATAACAAGTACAAAATGCTTCAGCCTGATAAAACAATTCGAGATTCAAGCCACGCTCACTGGAAACAAAGAAACGCTTTTTATTTGGCTTGCACAAATGTTTTTTGAAAATAATAAACAAAAAAACAACTCACACCTATAAAATACCTATTATTTAGTAATTTATACACTTATTTTTTAAGCGAAAGATACACCTTCTGTTGGGTTTCCCGATATTCATCTTCTACTTTGCTGTTGATTGTAATGCCTCCCCCACTTCGAAAAAGCAAAGAGCCATCAGACTCTTGCTCTATAAATCTGATCATAACGGCTGAGTAAAGACGTGAGCCATCATAATAACCAAACACTCCTGAGTAAAAACCTCGTTTACGGTCTTCTGCTTCTTGGATGGCTCGCACAGTAGCTTCTTTGGGTGCCCCGGATATAGAACCGGCAGGAAGCAATCGACTTATCAAAGAGCCTAACTTACCTTGAAACCCTGGCATTACTTTTCCACTTATACAAGAACTCATCTGTAATATAGGGCCATTGATAGTCTCCAATCTGTC includes the following:
- a CDS encoding RNA recognition motif domain-containing protein; protein product: MNIYVGNLNYRVREDDLKGLMEQFGTVLSARVVTDRESGRSRGFGFVEMENDDDAQRAIEQLLDQEFMGRKLIIKEAMERQERPQRAPRAPRY